Below is a genomic region from Raphanus sativus cultivar WK10039 chromosome 4, ASM80110v3, whole genome shotgun sequence.
ggTCATCAATGTGTAAATTATCCATTACTTCAGTGGTATAAATGGTAGAAGTTATATCTTAGTAACCTGGGTTCAAACCATGGATTTGAcactttttaacattttttaaaataggcCCCACAAAAACGCTGACGTGTCGCTTCAGGAATGATTCAAGTGTCTCATTATAGTATAGATTTGAGTTGTATATCGcctttaattttaaattgatttgatttCTCTTTTATTAATTCTTCTTTAGGGAATACGTGGCTTCTGTATCATCATCATTATTCGTAGcacagtctttttttttttttggttcaaatatTCGTAGCACAGTCTAAGTTCTCATCTGCCCTCCACATACACTGATATACACATAGGTAATTATATGATTACATTATGTGATGTATAGGTAAATAGCCCTTGTTGATTTCGATGGCTTTTATTTCACAGCTAAGGTATGTATAGGCTGTTAACTTTAGCTGACATGCTCCTGGTTTTGCTTAGTTTAACAAactataaatgtaaaaatctaTAGCTATATATcattctctaatttttttttttgttcaaatcatTCTCTAATTTAGATTCCCACAAAAGTAGAAAATCGGacacactatatatatgtgtgtatatataaaaatatgcattAATAACCATTTCTTAATTACATCAGAAACAATAGGTATGCTTATTTTATAGTAATATCAAATGTTTCATGTTCATCTGTGCATGCAGTCATAGAGATGAACACACACAccccacacacacacatatgtaTGATCgttttatatatcaaatgttTCTAGTAACCTATCCTGGTTTTATCTCAGTATACACATATAAGCTTACTTCGCAGTATGCTAAAAACCAATAACAGACAAATactgtaaaaaatatttcaagcCTTCCAAAAGGCTCTAGTTTCTTTGTTACTATCCATAGTATTATTCGGTAAAAGCTTGAACTTAATcttaatattgtttaatattaatgTGACATGCTACCAATACACTGAGGCTCTAAAATTCTACAcatcaaaatacattttatagtttatattgaaCTTGAACTAGGTATCTATAAGCCCTATATTTTATGATGGTATATATGCTGATTAATTAATGTCTGTGACTATATATGCAGaaatcatgaaaatatataagaacATGCATACAcacatattatacatatatccTATATCAGATTCATGtatagtatataattttcaCATTGTATTAGTTGTTAAGTTTATCTCATTTGTAGGCTTGTAGCTAAAACCATGTAACCAGTGGAATGCAATTAAAAGATCAGAGTTATCCACACGCATAAACacactgaacaaaaaaaaagaaaagaaaaaaacacaccGAGCAAGATCTAAAATTAACACTCCCTACGTGCAGCTTCTTATAAGACATACACATACACGCGCACGCACGCGCGCACAcacatagatatatatatatatatatatatatatatatatatatgaagttgTGCAAGTTTGCTAAGTAAGAAAATAAATCCATTTACTTCTGTAACTATTATTGCATCAGCACAATATATATGTGAACAGATCATACCTTTTCCATCTTACCCAGATGAAAaagctattttttattttatttttaatggtaTAATTAAGATAATCATACAATGAAGTTTATTTGAAATGTAAAAGCTACGTAGTCTGCTTGACTAATTGAGAAGAAGCAACAGCTTCAGAAAATGCAGCAGTAACAGAACAGCAGCCATCTCAAATACACTAAACAAAGTAAAAAGGTCAATAACCATTTAATGTCAGTATGCACACAATGCGGCAAATTACATCACTTTTGTAAGACGACAGCCCATATCTTCTGATTAGTTTCTGACTAGAGGGACATGGTTTTAAGTTTAACACTGATCCCTAGCTATCCGGGGTTTTATGTTCTGTATACTCTGACCCACAAAAGCTAATAGGAGACTCAATGAAAAAACTTCGAAATCTTTTCTTTTGGGGTCAAAATAAActtcaaaatcttttttttttattttgaactaACTTCAAAATCTTTTGAAGAACAAATTTGAATCAAAACAATCTAAAAccaaattcaaatatttagCGAACATGTTATTTCTTGATGTATTATCATTAAATCTTGAACGACATCCCTGTGTcacataaaagaaatatatattatatattatatatatatatatatatatatatatgtataattatcatatataaatgtgtattaAAGTTGTGATTAATCTCATAATTAATCATCATTTATCCAAATCGAAAGACAAAGAAGACTTTCCTTTCTTTGTAAACAAGTGAAGATCCTCATCAACCCTAGCAGCTTCCGTAGCTATTAGAGACTCATCACCCTCACTGCTCACTAACCTCAACTGGAGTAGAGAGCCAACACCAGCCATAGAAACGCCGCCACGTGAGATACTACCACCGGAAGACGACGACTCTTCCTCCGTGCTATTCAtacttcctcctcctcccccgCCGCCTCTGCCGCACTCCATATCCACTCCAAAAAGCCTTAACCTCTTCTCTCCTCTTGATGAAGCCATAGTAGCCACTTGTGCCCTCCTTTGCATTATCACCGGCACAGATTCAATTACAGCCGTTGGATCATATCTCTCCATAGACCTCACATAATATCCAAATCCTAGATCTCGTTGATATCGATGATAAAGGTTGTGACGTTCGTAACTAGCCTGCATCTGAGGATAAGGGTAAGAGTAAAACCTAGGGAATATAGCTCCGACGACTTGATGATCAGGAATCTTGGGTCGTCTCTTCCAATCGATAAAAAGCTTGTCTTTATTACAAGAACCTCTCTGAAAAGAAACTATGTCGCCAGCAtcaagcttcttgtctttaacGAAACGGCTCCAGCCTTTAGTCATTACATAACTTTGGCTACTGTTCCAGTAGGAGTAACGGAAACTCCATGAGATTCCTATTCGATCTTCGAAGTTTAGAAGCAAACCTTTGTTGTTGTCTGAGGAATTGTCTAAAGGGAAGTATCTCTCTGCGTGTTGCTTTGGGATCACGAGTCGGTTTAGTTTCCCAACGTCGCTTGGTGTTACTACTTTGTCAAACATGTGCTCTCTCTCCATCGAAGAAGCTTCTTGTACAGGCCTCTCTTCCTCTAGGTTCATCTTCTTGTTTTGAGAATCAATATTCTCAGATCTCTCAAGATCATTCGATTTCCTCTCCATTCAGATTGAGAGCAATTCAATGAAAGTTTGGAGTTAAGGATCCAATGAAAGAGGTGAATATTAGAGAaatgaaaccctaatttcgTAATTGAGAAAAAGGATGAGAATTGGAGAGAAGAGTATGGTGGTGGATGAGATTGACCTAATTATACAAAGGTAGAAAGTGGGTTTTTTTGCCTAACTTCACTGATTAGCACGATCCTATCTGATCTCTCTCTAAactgaagctctctctctctctctctctctctctctctctctctctctctctctctctctctactgtTTATATCAAGAAGCTTTTAAATTCTGATAAAACAAAAAGGTAAATTATACTTGATGCAATCTCTCAAGAACAGAAGAGGAGAGATAGAGCTCACGTAATATAGAATGACAGAGATATGGGCTAAGCGGTGGGGACCCTTGAACAATCTGGTTCTGTTCATGTGAGCTTCTTGTTCtcgttttatttttcttttcgttATTACATTTATTTGTCTGCCCTTTTCTCTTTCCatattatgttttgatttacaaataaaatatatgtgtatataccATTTTCAAAATGTGAAAGAGTAAGTTTCATTATTAGTCCGAGTGGTCCATTATCGTAATCAATTTATATTTctctagaaaaagaaaaggaaagataCCATACCTTCACATGAAGATGATAACTATTTACATGAAGAATAAAGAACATAAACTCAAAAATGGTAGTCTACTCGTAAGCGGATTATGAAAAGATAAGTATTCTGGGTTATGAGGCATCTCATTACACTTCATTTTGTGACTACGCAAATGTGAGACTgatcatgttttaatttttttttaaatatccgGAGCGAATTTCCATctgtatagtatatatattccATTAATAATTACTTTGTGTTTTTCCATAAGTTTAAGATATCCCAAGTTAATCCAAAAAGAAGTATATAAAATAGAGTATTAGTATGTGATGAAATTGGATCTGACTAGATATGGTTACTTTTGGTATGTGTTTATTTTTAGACAAAACTAAAAGTTCATCACTGTTAACTTTTAGAAAATACCATAATTTAAAATACCAACTAAAAACTAACAAGGCTTCTCTTAATAATTAATTTGTGTGTTTATCATAAGTTTAAGATATCCCAAGTTgatccaaaaataaaagaaatatatgatATAGAGTATTACTATGTGATGAAATTGGATCTGACTAGGTTACTTTTAGAATGCGtttgttttagatattttaaaccTAAAAGTTCATTATTGTTAACTTTTCGAAAATaccataatttaaaataacaactcAAAACTAACAAGGTTCTCTTAAATCATAGAAGTTCTTCCTAGATTTGGGTCAATTATTTAACttgttatatatctttttaatattgttgttattttttgtcatcgacttaTACATACTTATGTGGACTCTTTAAACCAAACTTgtaactctgcatccatgtgcacGAAAAACGACGGTTGTTACCTAACACAGCGTACTAAGCTATCCGTCTTCAAATTCTCCATACGTGGGACATGAATGATCTCTAAGCTGTAAAAGTTTTTTGTAAGGTTTTTATATGTCAAATAAGTTGTAAAAGCATGTCATTCTTCTGATTCCGATGCCATCTTTACCAATTGAGAATAatctgttgcaaacgtgaccCGGAACTAACGCAAATTTCGCATACATTTCATTGCCCAAAGTAATGTTTTCACCTCagaatgaagaggagagagagaagccCTAACATTTCTTACTCCCATTAAACCTCAAAACCTTAAGAGTACTATACCACCCCTCGCCTAAAAACACTTCATTATCCTTCCAAAACCCATCTATAAAACACCAGTGTCTTGGAATATACGGTAGACTCGGTTGTTATCGATCTGTCACTGGTGTAAGTAATATTTGTGCCTCCGCGCAAAGCCTTGATTCTTTTTAGGCAAGTTGAAGAGTATCACTAGAATCTATATCCAAATTGCTGAAAACTTTATTGTTTCTTCCTTTTCAAATGTACCATAAGATCCATGCGAACTGGTGATTTTCTAATTTCGGTAAAACTACAagattcacaaaaaaaatattctatccGTTCGGACAAAATcatatcttaaaaaaatattttaaaaagatacatttttcttttacatattattaatgacgaaaaatatttaattacgaaaataatatattggcaactaaaattttatatgttcttttaataaatgtgaaaaattAACCGGAGCTTCTAGTTCTAGTGGTAAAGGACTCCCAactgtgagttccgccacctgggttcgaatcccggccactggagaattaacatttcggcatcgccaaggacagaggaccgacacgtggcaacacgtgactagtctgaaCCACTTATATCGGGCCAgaatacctctgtataattcaaaaaaatgtgaaaaatttaaaacatacatTAGTTGAAATAGTGGGAGTAGTAAAGAAAAGACTATTGAAATATTATGAACAGAGAATAATAAATGCAAATTATTGAGGTCTGTGGTAATTGGTAAGCCTTTTTGTATTGGTTACCTCTGTGTGCTTTTCAAGGACAATATGACATGTTGTTTTACAGTTTTGGTCTTTAGTGTTGACTTTTTATTGTTTGCCCACAAACTTATTTACACGATAAAACTAATattctaattaattaaaaatacaaaaagtaaTTAACAACTCATTTAACAGTATAAGTTGACAAAATATAAGAAACACATTTACGCACGTATATGCAAATGTACACTGCATACGTGACATGCATGCTAGAAACATGAAGTGATTCTTTTGTTCTATTAATCACACTCGTCATTACTTATGCATGCATATCTGGGATCTCATATTGAACCTAACAAATTTACTAGAAGAGAAAAGTTAGAACCTGACGACTCCAACTCATATACATCTCTTTTGGAAGCTATGATTACAATTTAGAAGCCTATATattccattttattttgttgtgcATATATTGAAATCTTTTATGTTGTGTCTAATAAAAAGGTCTGTGTAAGAACCGTCTTCAgatcagtcaaaaaaaaagaaaaaaaaagaaccgtCTTCAGACTCCTCGAAGATATAAAACTAGATGGAAGTGATCCATCACGATCTGGATTATGAAAATGGTGGGCTGATTTTGTACTTTctttaagaatatattttgctatgaattttgtttttaaatttcacTATCTCGTTATTTTTAGTATACTTCTTTCAATGGAATGATTAAATTTGGTTTGTGAAACTGAAAATTCAATAATTTCTTATTTAAATAGAtgcatattatttattttaaaaggttCTTCGTATTTAAAGAtgcatctattctattaaaagaggaacattctgaaaaaatctaccTATACAAAGTTACTGCACCTATTCATTTAAATAACAACTATTTTGTCttaccatatatattattaacccAACTAACAAAATAAACCGTATATCTagctaacaatatttattacgCCTAATTAAAACCAACAAGATAAAACTTCATACTTTGTGTTGACCACGATACTATGGAAcacaatatatgttttttaccATACAATCTAAAGTTTATTATTCATTGAGTCAATCGATATATTATAATCTTATTGCTGTACAATAATCAAATCACATGTATTCCTCTCTTTGAACAAAACACGAAGACGTCAAAACTCTGTTCAATAAATGTTCAGAGCAGATCATACCATAAttttaggggtgggcgttcgggtacccattcgggttcggttcggctctattcgggtttcggattttcggggtcaaaaatttcagtcccattcggatatttataaattttggttcggattcggatccttgcgggttcggttcgggttcggataacccatttaaattatttttaaaattttaaaattcattatatactttaaactaCACAAAAtgtagaaacaaaataatatattacatataaatttgaataagtTGTGTTcaaataccaaaaaataatatataaattggtttgatttgaatatatggatagagaattaataaatattttaaatatttttggtgttttgagtatattttaactatttagagttgtatttttgactatttgtatatattttcaagtattctagacaatttaaaatatcatgtatattttggatgatttttaatatacattaaatctaaaaatataagtagattaattatttcggatacattcgggtacccgaaatattttggttcggatcggattcggtttcggttctttaataccaaaaatttgaatccgttcagatatttaaacaattttggttcggatttgatactatttttttggatcggattcggttcggttcttcgggttcggtttttttgcccagccctacatAACCTTAATGAAAGAAGCCATTCATTACCGATCTGCCACAATGATTGTTCATATCAAATCATACCCTAACCTCGATGAAAGCGTACACATTCATTCTCGATCAGCCAAAATGATTCAGAGCAAAACctaacatatattatatcattttgaAACAAACTAATCCGCCAACATACTGTATCATTTTGAATCaagataattaagaaaatagtaGAGCTAAATTCGTTATATAACAAGTATATTCTTTAATAAGGTTCTTAGTTCGATCTTAAGCTGGCAAGTACTTCATTCATTCGTTCATTATCATCgatcaaatttaaaatctgtATTTAGTTATGTATCGTGACAAAACTTTAACAAATAGATTCCAGTATATATATCGTTTTGAGAAAGAGTTTATTCAGTATATTGTTAATTAGAATATTAAATAAGATTTTCGAATAATATTATCTACCCTACTTTAACGGAATATATTATCGAAACAATATATGTTCTATATGATTTAAAAACAGAAATCTTAAATCTTGGAATACTTGATCTACAAGTTTAGTATTAAATACCATACATTATCAATTTGTGTACAATCTTGGAATACTTGATCTAAAAGTTTAGTATTAATAACTATACATAATCAATTTGTGTTCAAAAAATCTGTTacctacaaaataaaacatgtaacaatattgtatttttatattttttattctttatcaaaaataaaaatattttatattattagttagattttctgtatttt
It encodes:
- the LOC130510838 gene encoding B3 domain-containing transcription factor NGA2-like, which gives rise to MERKSNDLERSENIDSQNKKMNLEEERPVQEASSMEREHMFDKVVTPSDVGKLNRLVIPKQHAERYFPLDNSSDNNKGLLLNFEDRIGISWSFRYSYWNSSQSYVMTKGWSRFVKDKKLDAGDIVSFQRGSCNKDKLFIDWKRRPKIPDHQVVGAIFPRFYSYPYPQMQASYERHNLYHRYQRDLGFGYYVRSMERYDPTAVIESVPVIMQRRAQVATMASSRGEKRLRLFGVDMECGRGGGGGGGSMNSTEEESSSSGGSISRGGVSMAGVGSLLQLRLVSSEGDESLIATEAARVDEDLHLFTKKGKSSLSFDLDK